A genomic stretch from Salvelinus namaycush isolate Seneca chromosome 25, SaNama_1.0, whole genome shotgun sequence includes:
- the LOC120019982 gene encoding cell division cycle protein 20 homolog produces MAQFGFDNDIHSILKLDMPITNAPMARWQRKASSSMSTSCANTSALSPGKSGNRSLSLSKTPSKTPGKNGKTQCTPSKAGGDRFIPTRNNKQMDVASFLLSKENEPMDTNPSATTSENQKAWSVTLNGYDIEEAKILHLGGKPLNAPEGYQNNLKVLYSQIPTPVSTKKNRYIPSVPDRILDAPELRNDFYLNLLDWSSRNLLAVALHNSVYLWDATQGDIVLLMKMEREEDYICSVSWIKEGNFLAIGTSDCKVQLWDVENQKRLRSMASHTARVGSLSWNNHILSSGSRSGHIHHHDVRVADHHIFTLSGHSQEVCGLEWSPDGRYLASGGNDNLVYVWPGVQEGSGQGSNAVHGFNEHQGAVKALAWCPWQPNILASGGGTSDRHIRIWNVTSGSCISALDTQSQVSSLKFAPNYKELVSGHGYAHDNVVIWKYPSLTKVAELNGHEGRVLNITMSPDCSTIATVAGDETVRLWKSFELDPVKKKAKERMVKSTSSSIHQSIR; encoded by the exons ATGGCTCAATTTGGATTCGACAACGACATTCACAGCATTCTGAAGCTGGATATGCCGATCACAAACGCGCCCATGGCGAGGTGGCAGAGAAAAGCCAGTTCGTCGATGTCGACCAGCTGTGCCAACACCAGCGCTCTATCACCTGGCAAATCCGGAAACCGATCTCTTAGTCTGTCCAAGACGCCCAGTAAAACACCAG GTAAAAATGGAAAGACACAGTGCACACCTTCCAAGGCAGGTGGTGACCGTTTCATTCCCACTAGAAACAACAAACAGATGGATGTGGCAAGCTTCCTGCTCTCAAAGGAAAATGAGCCCATGGACACAAACCCCTCAGCAACAACATCA GAGAACCAGAAAGCATGGTCTGTTACACTCAATGGATATGACATTGAGGAGGCAAAGATCTTGCATCTGggaggaaaacccttgaatgctccagaag GTTACCAGAATAACCTAAAAGTTCTCTACAGTCAGATTCCTACCCCAGTCTCCACCAAAAAGAACCGATACATACCATCAGTGCCTGACAGAATCTTAGACGCTCCTGAACTCCGAAATGATTTCT ATCTGAACCTACTTGACTGGAGCAGTCGGAACCTTCTAGCAGTTGCCCTTCACAACAGTGTTTATCTGTGGGACGCCACCCAGGGTGACATCGTCCTACTGATGAAGATGGAGCGGGAGGAGGACTACATTTGCTCTGTGTCATGGATCAAGGAGGGCAACTTCCTTGCCATTGGTACCAGTGACTGCAAAGTTCAG TTGTGGGATGTGGAGAACCAGAAGCGTCTACGCAGCATGGCCAGCCACACTGCCAGAGTTGGCAGCCTGAGTTGGAACAATCACATTCTTTCCAG TGGCTCCAGATCTGGTCACATCCACCACCATGATGTAAGGGTAGCAGACCACCACATCTTCACCCTGTCCGGACACTCTCAGGAGGTGTGTGGGCTGGAGTGGTCCCCTGATGGAAGATACCTGGCCAGCGGTGGAAACGACAACCTTGTGTACGTGTGGCCAGGTGTGCAGGAGGGCAGCGGCCAAGGCAGCAATGCTGTTCACGGCTTCAATGAGCACCAAGGTGCAGTCAAG GCTTTGGCCTGGTGCCCATGGCAACCTAACATTCTTGCGTCTGGAGGGGGCACCAGTGACCGTCACATCCGCATCTGGAACGTCACCAGTGGCTCTTGCATCAGTGCCCTGGACACTCAGTCTCAG GTGTCCTCTTTGAAGTTTGCGCCAAACTACAAGGAATTGGTCTCCGGCCACGGATATGCCCACGACAACGTAGTCATCTGGAAGTATCCCTCCTTGACTAAAGTGGCCGAGCTCAATG gtcATGAGGGCAGGGTCTTGAACATTACCATGAGTCCAGACTGCTCGACTATTGCCACTGTAGCCGGTGATGAAACTGTCCGCCTCTGGAAGAGCTTTGAGCTGGATCCAGTCAAGAAGAAGGCCAAAGAGAGGATGGTGAAGTCCACCAGCAGCAGCATTCACCAATCTATCCGATAA
- the LOC120020321 gene encoding tRNA selenocysteine 1-associated protein 1-like codes for MFNRMTSLWMGDLDPYMDENFIKQAFSTMGETAYGVKIITHRVTGGSAGYCFVEMADETSVDRCVHQLNGKLVPGSNPPRKFKLNYATYGKRPEAGPEFSVFVGDLSSEVDDYQLHQFFLKKYPSCKGGKVVSDQYGNSRGYGFIKFEDENEQKKAIDECQNASGLGTKPIRISIAVNKSHKMNSYNNQNHNSYHNNYQQPYYQQPNQNYYPQWGYDQYNSYNYGGYGPYGGYPPPGPHGMMGPPPPIGMPPMPTDMQTSSDQTQESTDEPEEEAAEEPNPHLDVDALNKEYMERSEELYDSLMNCHWQPLDTITSKIPHFSTS; via the exons ATGTTCAACAGGATGACAAGCCTTTGGATGGGTGAT CTGGACCCATACATGGATGAGAATTTCATCAAACAAGCCTTCAGCACTATGGGCGAGACGGCGTATGGTGTTAAGATcattacccacagagtaacagg TGGTTCAGCGGGCTATTGCTTTGTGGAAATGGCAGACGAAACCAGCGTTGACCGATGCGTTCACCAACTGAATGGGAAGCTAGTTCCTGGATCAAATCCG CCCAGAAAGTTTAAGTTAAACTATGCAACTTACGGGAAACGGCCAGAGGCTGG CCCGGAATTTTCCGTTTTTGTGGGAGATCTGTCTTCAGAGGTGGACGACTACCAGCTTCATCAGTTCTTCTTGAAGAAGTACCCTTCCTGCAAAGGAGGCAAAGTGGTCTCTGATCAGTATGGTAACTCCAG AGGTTATGGCTTCATCAAGTTTGAAGATGAGAACGAACAGAAGAAAGCCATCGATGAGTGTCAGAATGCTTCAGGCCTGGGGACGAAACCAATCAGGATCAGCATAGCTGTGAACAAGAG CCATAAAATGAACAGCTATAACAACCAGAACCACAACTCCTACCACAACAATTACCAACAGCCATACTATCAACAACCCAACCAGAACTACTACCCTCAGTGGGGCTATGACCAGTACAACAGCTACAACTATGGTGGGTACGGTCCCTACGGGGGGTACCCCCCTCCAGGCCCCCATGGGATGATGGGACCCCCACCTCCCATCGGCATGCCCCCCATGCCCACAGACATGCAGACTTCCTCAGAT CAAACACAGGAGTCCACAGATGAGCCTGAAGAAGAGGCAGCAGAAG AACCCAATCCTCACCTGGATGTGGATGCACTGAACAAAGAATACATGGAGAGGAGTGAGGAGCTCTATGATTCACTAATGAACTGTCACTGGCAGCCACTGGATACCATCACTTCAAAAATCCCTCACTTTTCCACTTCCTGA
- the LOC120019966 gene encoding fat storage-inducing transmembrane protein 1-like, with product MFLNTILVVLTDLAARLMGSANFRRHFHLLLSCLIVFGPALSMWVSQHSIFAKRTNFLYRAFLRSGWGWTCIFVGSFVFLLSFSVRRSLILSLRHLSRLVVAGVLWVGFRKLLDVLENATGSCYEPLSAVDGQPTVDGQPFLLLREGASKQLCVGNGMLWRGYEVSEDIFLLCLCCLLVAEETAVFGPYLTLGGPSGAPLRLLFLFCVTLLGLWMFLLLCLLAYFPAFPTQILGGALGCLSWRGLYQGWYRLGPSWYCPGRPGVGLFTKKEGGKPE from the exons ATGTTTCTCAATACCATTCTGGTGGTCTTGACTGACCTGGCAGCCAGACTCATGGGAAGTGCCAATTTCCGCCGCCATTTTCACCTGTTATTGTCATGCCTGATCGTGTTTGGACCTGCCCTGAGCATGTGGGTCTCCCAACACAGCATCTTTGCCAAAAGGACAAATTTTCTTTACAG AGCATTCCTGCGCTCAGGCTGGGGATGGACCTGCATCTTCGTCGGCTCCTTTGTCTTCCTCCTTTCCTTCTCAGTGCGCAGATCCCTCATTCTCTCACTGCGACACCTGTCCAGGCTGGTGGTGGCAGGCGTGCTGTGGGTGGGGTTCCGAAAGCTTCTGGATGTCCTTGAGAATGCCACAGGGAGCTGCTACGAGCCTCTCAGCGCTGTAGATGGCCAGCCCACGGTGGACGGCCAGCCCTTCCTACTACTTCGGGAGGGGGCGAGCAAGCAGTTGTGTGTGGGAAACGGCATGCTGTGGCGTGGCTATGAGGTCTCTGAGGACATCTTCTTGCTGTGTCTGTGCTGCCTGCTGGTGGCAGAGGAGACGGCCGTGTTCGGGCCCTACCTGACCCTGGGTGGGCCCTCGGGGGCCCCACTGCGCCTGCTCTTCCTGTTCTGTGTCACCCTGCTAGGCCTCTGGATGTTCTTGCTTCTCTGCCTGCTGGCTTACTTCCCCGCATTCCCCACACAGATCTTAGGAGGGGCTCTGGGGTGTCTTAGTTGGAGGGGCCTGTATCAGGGCTGGTACCGCCTGGGCCCCAGCTGGTACTGTCCTGGACGACCAGGGGTGGGACTCTTCACCAAGAAGGAAGGGGGGAAGCCTGAGTGA
- the LOC120019826 gene encoding myosin-7-like, with protein sequence MLKEFVQASVTSREGDSVTETKDQIIQANPALEAFGNDKTIRNDNSSRFGKFIRINFDTRGKLTSAKIETCPKKSCVTFELKAERDYHVFYQILSNKKPELLETLLVTANPYDYLHLPGGDKCCLLMTLMLGTDSAFDLLGFTVEKKNSVYKLTGAIMHYGNMRFKQKQCEEQAEADGTECADKVSYLMGLNSADLIKGLCHPQVKVGNECVKGKTVQED encoded by the exons ATGCTGAAGGAGTTTGTCCAGGCGTCCGTCACCAGCCGCGAAGGCGACTCGGTCACT GAAACTAAGGATCAAATCATCCAGGCTAACCCAGCTCTGGAGGCATTTGGTAATGACAAGACCATTAGAAATGACAACTCCTCAAGATTT GGTAAATTTATCAGGATTAATTTTGACACTAGAGGAAAACTCACTTCTGCTAAAATTGAGACATGTCCAAAGAAA TCTTGTGTCACTTTTGAGCTGAAGGCTGAGAGAGACTACCACGTCTTCTATCAGATCTTGTCAAACAAGAAACCTGAATTACTGG AGACGCTGCTGGTGACAGCTAATCCATATGACTACCTTCATCTCCCAGGGGGAGACAAGTGTTGTCTATTGATGACGCTGATGTTGGGAACAGAT AGTGCTTTTGATTTGCTGGGCTTTACTGTGGAGAAGAAAAACTCAGTGTATAAGCTGACTGGTGCTATCATGCACTATGGCAATATGAGGTTCAAGCAGAAacagtgcgaggagcaggcagaGGCTGACGGAACGGAAT GTGCTGACAAAGTATCATATCTTATGGGCCTGAACTCTGCTGACCTCATAAAGGGTCTCTGTCACCCACAGGTAAAAGTAGGGAATGAGTGTGTCAAAGGGAAAACTGTCCAAGAG GATTAA